A genome region from Triticum aestivum cultivar Chinese Spring chromosome 2B, IWGSC CS RefSeq v2.1, whole genome shotgun sequence includes the following:
- the LOC123041307 gene encoding uncharacterized protein, which translates to MQGFRYNEESHNYAPQQFHSAPTHIPQHQEMCPMELNGPPFGQPTTPAPVVQSHVQVPTQDEFDDIDKLTLLSLEFTWSAEDDPIRKVILEEMKKIKSGKELVEEVRKIEKNINAGSTISSQLELSVAEISMDTCEVPTPSHFIEQDSKCLEQEIPQIEEDELEDKEQDGQELQFPSDQVEDSPSSTPEEVQEAVVDEDEEPEIHWPIIIHEHDVSGLPNPLDDMSPYDLFASTLHYMMPSLKIDLKNHLLGYDDTYTVGGIALICDDHNYFPHASLELNDKCHPRVSIDHADFCHPKHVLYSYAYIIGYSIDDLEGIDRITCSCLCESYFRLLLLHCLLHADQVRGDIPWDPGGVRAWR; encoded by the coding sequence ATGCAGGGATTTAGGTACAATGAGGAGAGCCACAACTATGCACCACAACAATTCCATTCAGCTCCTACTCATATACCACAGCACCAGGAGATGTGTCCAATGGAGTTAAATGGTCCTCCATTTGGTCAACCAACAACTCCAGCACCTGTTGTGCAATCTCATGTGCAAGTGCCCACACAAGATGAGTTTGATGACATAGACAAGCTCACACTTTTGAGTCTCGAGTTCACTTGGAGTGCCGAGGATGATCCTATTAGGAAGGTTATActagaggaaatgaagaagatTAAGAGTGGAAAGGAGCTAGTGGAAGAAGTAAGGAAGATTGAGAAGAACATCAACGCTGGCAGCACTATTTCTTCACAACTTGAGTTGAGTGTGGCTGAGATATCCATGGATACATGTGAGGTTCCAACACCTTCACATTTCATTGAGCAAGATAGCAAGTGCCTTGAGCAAGAGATACCTCAGATTGAAGAAGATGAACTAGAAGACAAGGAACAAGATGGTCAAGAGCTGCAATTCCCAAGTGATCAAGTTGAAGACTCACCATCTAGTACTCCTGAAGAAGTACAAGAAGCTGttgtagatgaagatgaagaacctgagATTCATTGGCCTATTATCATACATGAGCATGATGTGTCAGGTTTACCCAATCCTCTTGATGACATGAGTCCTTATGATTTATTTGCTTCTACCTTGCATTACATGATGCCATCACTTaagattgatttgaaaaatcattTACTTGGATATGATGATACATACACTGTTGGTGGCATTGCTCTCATTTGTGATGATCACAACTACTTTCCTCATGCTAGTCTTGAGCTTAATGATAAATGTCATCCTCGTGTGAGTATTGACCATGCTGATTTCTGCCATCCTAAACATGTGCTTTATAGTTATGCTTATATAATTGGATATTCCATTGATGACTTGGAGGGCATCGACCGTATCACCTGTAGTTGTTTGTGTGAGTCCTATTTCAGGCTTTTGCTACTGCACTGTTTACTACATGCTGACCAGGTTCGAGGTGACATTCCTTGGGATCCTGGTGGAGTCAGAGCATGGCGATGA